One window of the Pyrus communis chromosome 17, drPyrComm1.1, whole genome shotgun sequence genome contains the following:
- the LOC137722846 gene encoding NAC domain-containing protein 2-like, which produces MERENQATENIQLPAGFRFHPSDEELIVHYLKNKVTSCPLPATIITELDLYKYNPWELPPKASFGEEEWYFFTPRDRKYPNGSRPNRAAGLGYWKATGTDKHIFSSCGTKSIGVKKALVFYTGHPPKGVKTEWIMNEYRLLDTTMWTSKQKGSMRLDDWVLCRVRQKCNNTRSIWEDQNSPPSYKLGAYTKQVDEPCSNDTNPSIEMVRNYLYKDCPMLPYIFASPELPYAKTTSSISFQGTGNTKSCSTSLHENNSNKTNELLLVSSRDDLINPLKRTPTEGNGYKSFVTASKRICSRDYKEEEVNSSTSRDCRAMNLWGVDQSGSADNNLNADQWSSMIQYQELSQLIGFQV; this is translated from the exons ATGGAGAGGGAAAACCAAGCCACCGAAAACATCCAGCTTCCTGCTGGATTCCGTTTTCACCCATCCGACGAAGAACTCATCGTTCATTATCTCAAAAACAAAGTCACTTCATGTCCTCTACCGGCAACCATCATCACTGAACTGGATCTGTATAAGTACAACCCGTGGGAGCTACCACCAAAAGCCTCCTTCGGGGAAGAAGAGTGGTATTTTTTCACCCCAAGGGATCGGAAGTACCCGAATGGAAGCAGGCCTAATAGAGCAGCTGGTTTGGGTTACTGGAAGGCCACGGGAACTGATAAGCATATTTTTAGTTCTTGTGGAACAAAAAGCATTGGGGTTAAAAAAGCACTTGTGTTCTACACAGGACACCCTCCGAAAGGTGTTAAGACGGAGTGGATCATGAACGAGTACAGATTGCTTGACACAACCATGTGGACTTCAAAGCAAAAAGGGTCCATGAGG TTGGATGATTGGGTGTTATGTCGGGTTCGACAAAAATGCAACAACACCAGGAGCATTTGGGAAGATCAAAACAGCCCTCCTAGCTATAAACTAGGTGCCTACACTAAGCAAGTGGATGAGCCCTGCTCGAATGATACAAACCCTAGCATCGAAATGGTCCGGAACTATCTGTACAAAGATTGTCCAATGCTACCCTACATTTTTGCCTCTCCCGAACTTCCTTACGCTAAAACCacttcaagcataagctttcAGGGAACTGGAAACACGAAATCTTGCAGTACTTCCCTTCACGAGAACAATTCAAACAAAACCAATGAGCTGCTTTTAGTTTCTTCCCGTGATGATTTGATTAACCCTTTGAAGAGAACACCTACAGAAGGAAATGGGTACAAGAGTTTTGTCACAGCAAGCAAGAGGATATGTAGCAGAGATTACAAGGAGGAGGAAGTTAATTCCTCGACCAGCCGGGACTGTCGAGCGATGAACTTGTGGGGTGTAGACCAGTCTGGCTCAGCTGATAATAATTTGAATGCAGACCAATGGAGTTCCATGATCCAGTATCAAGAACTTAGCCAATTAATTGGCTTTCAGGTGTAA